Proteins encoded within one genomic window of Oryza glaberrima chromosome 12, OglaRS2, whole genome shotgun sequence:
- the LOC127756443 gene encoding NDR1/HIN1-like protein 1, which translates to MGKDCGKHGDDDFRQGCRRFITVLVVLAILVGIIALIVYLVLRPTHPRFYLQDATLRQLDLSNSSSTAGGVLSTTIQVTVASRNPNDRVGVYYDRLDVYASYKYQQITVAASLPPVYQGHGDVDVWSPVLAGPSVPFAPYLADAISQDCQAGYLILQVKIDGRVRWKVGSWISGHYHLFVTCPAFLVTSGGNGSPGASGFRFQTTTYCHVEV; encoded by the coding sequence ATGGGGAAGGATTGCGGCaagcacggcgacgacgacttcCGGCAGGGGTGCCGGCGATTCATCaccgtcctcgtcgtcctcgccatcCTCGTCGGCATCATCGCCCTCATCGTCTACCTCGTCCTCCGCCCCACCCACCCTCGCTTCTACCTCCAGGACGCCACCCTCCGCCAGCTCGACctctccaactcctcctccaccgccggcggcgtcctctCCACCACCATCCAGGTCACCGTCGCCTCCCGCAACCCCAACGACCGCGTCGGCGTCTACTACGACCGCCTCGACGTCTACGCCTCCTACAAGTACCAGCAgatcaccgtcgccgcctcgctcccgccGGTGTACCAGGgccacggcgacgtcgacgtctGGTCGCCGGTGCTCGCCGGCCCCAGCGTCCCCTTCGCGCCCTACCTCGCCGACGCCATCTCGCAGGATTGCCAGGCGGGCTACCTCATCCTCCAGGTCAAGATCGACGGCCGCGTCCGGTGGAAGGTCGGCAGCTGGATCTCCGGCCACTACCACCTCTTCGTCACCTGCCCGGCCTTCctcgtcacctccggcggcaaTGGCTCCCCCGGCGCCAGCGGCTTCAGGTTCCAGACCACCACCTACTGCCACGTCGAGGTCTAG
- the LOC127756646 gene encoding exocyst complex component EXO70A1-like: MGVAELPRVMDALARRASTLRDALGRSQGNTESMVAILGSFDHRLSALEAAMRPTQVRTHAIRMAHENIDKTIKAADAILSQFDLARRAEATILRGPHEDLEGYLEAVDLLKSIVCFFASNKSLKNNDGLLNRVNNILSKSALKIEEEFKQLMTTYSKPIEPDRLFDCLPKPPRAPKDDNDADGGHTHSEHPSKGLETGICRTPTLMPPRILPLLHDIAQQLVQAGNQQSCYRIYRDSRGSALEVSLRKLGVEKLSKDDVQRMQWEALEAKIGNWTQFMRIAVKLLLAGERRICDQVFDGINFNKDQCFAELAGSSVLTLLSFGDAVAKSKRSPEKLFVLLDMYEVMHELQPEVEEIFEGRFCSEMREAALGLTRRLAQTAQETFADFEEAVEKDTSKTIVQDGTVHPLTSYVINYVKFLFDYQSTLKILFQEFETGSETESQLAVVTMKIMQALQNNLDGKSKQYKDPALTYIFLMNNIHYMVRSVRRSEAKDILGDDWIQRHRRVVQQNANQYKRVAWAKILQTLSVQATGSSPAELSSSGVSRAMIKERFKSFNMQFEELHAKQTQWTIPDQELRESLRLAVAEVLLPAYRSFIKRFGNLVEHGKNPNKYIRYSPENIDQALGEFFDGQQFGEQKR, from the exons ATGGGGGTGGCGGAGCTTCCGCGGGTGATGGACGCgctggcgcggcgggcgagcacgCTGCGGGACGCGCTGGGAAGGAGCCAGGGGAACACGGAGAGCATGGTCGCCATCCTCGGGTCCTTCGACCACCGCCTCTCCGCGCTCGAGGCCGCCATGCGCCCCACCCAG GTGAGGACGCACGCGATCCGGATGGCGCACGAGAACATCGACAAGACGATCAaggccgccgacgccatcctCTCCCAGTTCGACCTTGCCCGCCGG GCTGAAGCTACGATACTGAGGGGCCCCCATGAGGATCTGGAGGGCTACCTAGAAGCTGTGGATCTGCTGAAAAGCATTGTTTGCTTCTTTGCCTCGAACAAGAGCCTTAAGAACAACGATGGACTTCTGAATCGCGTCAACAATATATTGTCCAAGTCTGCTCTCAAGATTGAGGAGGAATTCAAGCAGCTGATGACTACATACAG CAAACCTATTGAACCTGATCGCCTATTTGATTGCCTTCCAAAGCCTCCACGAGCACCAAAAGATGACAATGATGCTGATGGAGGACACACTCACTCTGAACATCCATCCAAAGGCTTGGAGACTGGTATATGTAGGACTCCAACCCTGATGCCCCCAAGAATATTACCACTTCTGCATGATATAGCTCAGCAACTCGTTCAGGCTGGAAATCAGCAGTCATGCTATAGAATCTACAG AGACTCTCGCGGTTCGGCTTTAGAAGTGAGCTTACGGAAACTGGGCGTAGAAAAGCTTAGTAAGGATGATGTGCAAAGAATGCAATGGGAAGCCTTAGAGGCTAAAATTGGAAACTGGACCCAGTTTATGCGAATTGCG GTCAAATTATTACTTGCTGGAGAACGGAGAATTTGTGACCAGGTTTTTGATGGTATTAATTTCAACAAGGATCAATGTTTTGCTGAACTGGCAGGAAGTAGCGTATTGACACTTCTCAGTTTTGGAGATGCTGTTGCTAAAAGTAAAAGATCACCTGAAAAATTATTTGTATTGCTAGACATGTATGAAGTAATGCATGAACTCCAGCCAGAG GTTGAAGAAATTTTTGAAGGCAGATTTTGCTCTGAGATGCGGGAGGCTGCATTAGGCTTAACTAGGCGCTTGGCACAGACAGCCCAAGAAACATTTGCTGATTTTGAGGAGGCAGTTGAAAAGGATACTTCCAAGACTATCGTGCAGGATGGGACGGTCCATCCTTTGACTAGCTATGTTATTAATTATGTCAAATTTCTATTTGA TTATCAGTCAACACTGAAGATACTCTTTCAGGAATTTGAAACTGGCAGTGAGACTGAATCTCAACTTGCAGTTGTTACAATGAAGATAATGCAAGCCCTTCAGAATAACTTAGATGGGAAATCTAAGCAGTATAAGGATCCTGCATTGACCTATATATTTCTTATGAACAACATTCACTATATGGTTAGATCTGTCCGCAG ATCAGAAGCCAAGGATATACTCGGTGACGACTGGATTCAGAGGCACCGTAGGGTTGTACAGCAAAATGCCAACCAGTACAAAAGGGTTGCATGGGCAAAG ATTCTTCAGACACTCTCTGTTCAAGCTACTGGTTCATCACCAGCTGAACTTAGTAGCAGCGGAGTTTCAAGAGCTATGATCAAAGAGCG ATTTAAGTCCTTCAATATGCAATTTGAAGAGCTTCATGCTAAGCAAACTCAATGGACTATACCTGATCAAGAATTGCGAGAATCTCTGAGACTTGCTGTTGCTGAAGTTCTCTTGCCAGCCTATCGGTCTTTCATCAAACGTTTTGG AAATCTCGTTGAACATGGGAAGAACCCAAATAAGTATATCAGATACTCCCCAGAGAATATAGATCAGGCTCTGGGTGAGTTTTTTGATGGACAGCAATTTGGTGAACAAAAGCGATAA